Sequence from the Uloborus diversus isolate 005 chromosome 8, Udiv.v.3.1, whole genome shotgun sequence genome:
atttattggcTTGCATCATTAATTATTATATCTGGTTTTGGTTCATAACTAAtcaaggacgcccatataggggggcaagtggaggCTCAACCCCCCCTCCcacttgaaattagaacttccttgcttttagtacttttttctttgcagaaatgtaaaaagatgtcttctccagcaattaatgaataagttattaaaaatgtcaaattttaataactctaatctgtactgaaatcggtttctatggggaaaatatcctgctaaaccatggggagatatctgagcccctcccccccccttaaaattttgcatatgagcagCCTTGTAATTGGtgaccatttattcatagcattgagaatgaacaaccctctaaaacactctaaaaaccagCCAAGGGTGTGTACCCTTTTTTTAATACCgctactcggggggggggggttgcattcTGGTGTCCAggctgaacatttcagaaatctggcaagcctacctatGACATGACCTCCAAGTTCAGAGAGCAAAGTATACTCTTTCGAAATATTAACCCCACTTAGTAAAACCGAGCACAGTGAGCAAGTGTTCACAACCATTAGCGTCACaatgtaaatcaaaaatgaaCTTTCCAAATCGGTAGGTTCaatataaaataacaacatttttaacattatattttgaagttttttcccttttgaaatttatttgacctgaaacttttttaaattatttacctgctataaaaaaaagagagagagaaagaaaaagggTCGTTGTGATAGAAATGTATTGCACATTAAGAGAGGATATCTTATATTTATCGCTATTctgctcaaaatattttcaagtttataTACTTGAGTCAAGTAACTTGACTTTAACAAGTTTTGAGCGAGtacatagtgaaaaaaaaaaaagctttcaaaaacacttttaaattaattacttaaatAATCAAAGGAAGTTTCGAAAACCTGaagattttgaaaagttttaaatgctcaaaattgACAAATCTAGGCTTGCCGTGCGAGTTTAaccttgaaataagtttttttactttattaatattactacaagctttttttttttttttatcagaaagagAGAATTGTGCAGACAATGttggcaaaaatatttatttaagaagacaatttattatttatttatttatattttcttaatttaactttaaaacaattttgtcaACGAGGGAAAACAAGTCCtgagtctttttatttttaattttatttatttattaatttatttttcaaacgattaaagttttttttacagaaaaaatgttAGACACTTAAAAGGTGctagtaggagaatgtggggcaaagtgaaatggttaagatgactgagttttttcaaaaagaacaaattggaaatttgttttgaaaattacagtatacataaagaaagaacattcattgtattttataatgaaacttgcattaaaatattattttttattttcggcagtgaatttgagtcttcaaaaaaaagtggaaaaatttcaccctttttttatgtgcaaagtgagaaataaaatagaaacaataaacaaaaattaattgaataaatctattaatatatgaagaaaaataaacgagcgagaaaagaatgaataaataataaatgagtgaaggaataaataaaaaggtgaattactaaacgaaggaatgtaaataaattaattaataaaggaaaacataggtgatttacattaaataattgaatgaataaatgaaacaaacgattttactttgccccgtatgtacttgactaattgtacaatttatttaaaatacaaataagtataatattaactaaataaatgctgCATTGagtattaggaggtctcaattgatatttaaagtgttaataacaagaactttatcactttatagtaacaaaaataatttttgactcacaacaaaatattacaatatgagtatcattttttttttaaattgcctgtactgccaaatgctttaatctttggcggtattttttttcccgactggaatagactacttgTGGTACGACagagttaaaataataccagatagggggagctaaaatatttcaccatttgactttgtcccgctatttcgctttgccccgtTCCCctactttatttattcatttattcattttttacgcatctatttcatCCGATGAGGGAGGcttataatatttttagaaatcaactttaaatattaaacaggtatgtttgaaataatttgcactTCTAGCTAAATTATGAGAATATTGACCAGATGCTAGAACTGTTGGAATACCAAAAAGTAGACTCGATTAGTTCTTCTTGTTCCTCTTCgagttttaattttgattttcgaGGAACATGAAAAATGTCTCTTTGTACCGGAATCTATGGGATAATACCGAAGTCCCGAAAAATGTGAGAAATTTCATtgattaatttgcaatttttgaaactttttgatcTCAGTTGCCAAGTTTCAAGTTTTGTAACGCACTTTGAATAATAAATGTTGGTCATTTCCTCGGGGAGATTGCCAACAGATTTCCTTAAGCTCTTGACATAGAACGACGTCTCGAAGTCGTCAAAGAGCTTACAAGTGACACCTTGATGTTTCCGGGACATCAAAAAACTACAACGGTATCAGAAATAAAAGAGGTgcttaaaaagcattttattcaagactaaaagttgatgaaaaattattgtaactttaaaAGATTTAATGCTGAGGGCTTAACgcagtatttagaaaaaaaaaaccctccatcTGAGAGAAATTTGGTCATTTTGAAGAACTACTGAATAGTTGGAAGAATTTTTCAgtgtaaatattaaaagttttaatttttatagcaatataaaaaatatttcaacataatttaaattcgaatttaagggaaaaaattctggaaattaaaaaatacgtTTGTGTGATAAAATTCTTTATTGTATGATAACATTACTAAGCTTTGTACATATCGCacactttaaaataaaagtgtttgatttttattttaggatCAGCAGTGGATGCTTTGCACCATGCTTCTGGTGAGCACCGTGGAAAAGCCCAAACAGCACCAACGCAAGTGAAAACCATTGTAGGGCCCGCAACTACAGATGCAGCAGCTAATAATCCGGCAGCAGTTAAAACAGTAgtgaaaaaaactcaaatttatacgCAAGGAGTGAATAATCCAACTACAACTATTATTAGCAGGCAATCTGTACCAATTACAAGATCTCAGTATAAAGTAAAAACCATCCAGCGCACATCCACACCAATTATCGATTCCGACTCTGTGTTGAAATTTGTACCCGGTTCTCCTGGATCACCTGTACTAATACCAGGGCAGCTGAATATTCCAAAAGAAATAGGACCTCTTGGTCTAGGACCTTATTCCGCTGAATTCGGTCAGCGTACTAGAGTGCTCACTTCAGGACCAAGTTCAGAATTTTCTATTGATACGTCTAGACCGCCTGTTGTTGCAAATCAACCGTTGATTAGAGCAAGAGGTGAAGCTCAAAGGCAGGCAGCAGTAACTACGGCTCAAAATTTAGATGTGCCAGGCCCATCCCTCACAGCATCATCACCTGGTGATTCTCTAAATCAACCTTTGGTTTACGCGCCTCCTTCTGCTGACATAACACCAGAAATGATTGCAGCTATTGAAGGCGAAATAGGAGCTAGAATAGTTACCGGCAGAATACCTGGAACCGTTATATCGCAGGGTGGCACACCCTTATCTAGAATACCAACAGGACTTTTAGACGTAAACCAAAATAATTTGCCAGAACGTAAGCTTAAAATAGAAACACCAACTGTGCAAAACGTTGATTATAGGAAAGATAGCGTTATTCTTAGGCCCCAAACACAAGGAAGCTCTGGAGTTGCACCAGCAGGTAATATTCAATCGTACACAGGGGCCGGACGCAGACCGCCTGCACCTATATTACAAAGCCCTGTTCAAACGTCCCTACCAGTGAGAAAGTATACCGCATACGAAACTGTTAGACGTACTCCAATATCTTCAGTCGTACCATCAAGAGCAAGTTTCGATGCACCAGTTTCACCATTAGGTGAGAATGTACCAATCTCAGGTGTCGATGGAAACGTCTTCGGTCGTGTTGGACAGATTTTTGAAATGTCTCCAGGAGGAAAACTAACTCCTGTTTCTGATTCAAAACCAGATACAGATAAATATgtgaaaacattaaaagaaaaaatacgatcAGGGAACCAGAGGACACAAACAGTTGTTTCTACTGTAAAAAAACCGGAAGTTTCACCACAAATATCGTTATCAACAGGAGGTTCACCTAGGCAGCCTCTCAATAATGTGCCCATATCTGGACTTGATGGTAATGTTCAAGGCCAAGTAGGTCAAATTTTTGAGATCTCTGATGATGGCAAGCTAGTTCCTGTTTTGGATTCTCCTGCTCCAGTACCACCTGCAGCAGTTGTTACCTCTCCGAGAAAGCCTGCCGAAGTTAAGCCAGCACCTCAACCACCATTATCAGTAGCTTCATTACCTAGTCCAAGACCACAAGCGACACCTATTTCCAGAGGCAGTTCAATTGTACCTCCAAGAACTTCATTACTCTCCCAAAATTTCGGCACAAGAACGTCCTCCTATTTACCATTAAACGTTGTACAAAGAACCGGTTCTGAATTTCCCAATGTGCCAAGAGGATACCAAACCTTTTCAGGAATCCAAAGCGTTGGATTCGCTAGAATCCCAGGAGAGGGCTTAACAGGAATTGAATTATCGTCATTTCCAGGAATAGAAGACGCTCTTACTGAAGGAATCATTAGCAATGAGTTGTTAGCGCAAATACCTTCAAGAAGCTTAGCTACTCCTCCCGGATTTCAAAATGTGCTACCCTTTGGCACAATACCTTCTCCGATACAGCCAATTCCAGGTTTTATATCAGGTACAAGATCTACCCAAATCCTTTCAGCAGGAGCAAGCCCATTTCAAGGAACCTTGCAAGAAATAGTAGCACCTGGTTCACTTCCAAAAGATCCCCTTCCTTTTCAAATAGCCTCTTTTCAAAACAGAGCACCCCAAAATTTGCCACTTCCCCTCCAGATACCTTTTGGAACAAGGTCACAAGCAATTTCTCCAGGCAGATCTCCACAAGTGATTGATGATAGAACTCTGCAGGCACCAAGAAGAGATCCTCCAGCAACTTCTGGAAGAACTGATTTAAGATCTTCTCCACGTAGAACTCCACAAATACCAACTCAGGTCGTAACTCCCCAAAAACCAAGCACTACTATTCAAAAACCATCATTGCCAAGAACAACTCCTCAAAGG
This genomic interval carries:
- the LOC129227320 gene encoding mucin-2-like, with protein sequence MILVLGLLTLLAVAHTEAGHVKGRPPVDWTQEKLHQDDIPSPQISVAPAQDAVEGWIHDPKDALEDHARIKTASKAGSAVDALHHASGEHRGKAQTAPTQVKTIVGPATTDAAANNPAAVKTVVKKTQIYTQGVNNPTTTIISRQSVPITRSQYKVKTIQRTSTPIIDSDSVLKFVPGSPGSPVLIPGQLNIPKEIGPLGLGPYSAEFGQRTRVLTSGPSSEFSIDTSRPPVVANQPLIRARGEAQRQAAVTTAQNLDVPGPSLTASSPGDSLNQPLVYAPPSADITPEMIAAIEGEIGARIVTGRIPGTVISQGGTPLSRIPTGLLDVNQNNLPERKLKIETPTVQNVDYRKDSVILRPQTQGSSGVAPAGNIQSYTGAGRRPPAPILQSPVQTSLPVRKYTAYETVRRTPISSVVPSRASFDAPVSPLGENVPISGVDGNVFGRVGQIFEMSPGGKLTPVSDSKPDTDKYVKTLKEKIRSGNQRTQTVVSTVKKPEVSPQISLSTGGSPRQPLNNVPISGLDGNVQGQVGQIFEISDDGKLVPVLDSPAPVPPAAVVTSPRKPAEVKPAPQPPLSVASLPSPRPQATPISRGSSIVPPRTSLLSQNFGTRTSSYLPLNVVQRTGSEFPNVPRGYQTFSGIQSVGFARIPGEGLTGIELSSFPGIEDALTEGIISNELLAQIPSRSLATPPGFQNVLPFGTIPSPIQPIPGFISGTRSTQILSAGASPFQGTLQEIVAPGSLPKDPLPFQIASFQNRAPQNLPLPLQIPFGTRSQAISPGRSPQVIDDRTLQAPRRDPPATSGRTDLRSSPRRTPQIPTQVVTPQKPSTTIQKPSLPRTTPQRPLPPSRISQTTSSNVTPVPPSIRRTPQVPPASSRVPQTQTTPSRILQTTTTSRRTGTSNVGRIPQKPISVQRTTSLSGTRQLPPFRDTISRIEQSVFQGAPQSTTGGLRVDFSQDKVPISGVDGNIYGNVGQIFEVSSDGNLVPVTDSQALPEKPKPAPPSRRIITATSTRISQPSPQIAPRPQIVLQGAPQSPTGGLGVDFSQDKVPISGVDGNIFGHVGQIFEVSSDGKLVPATDSQALTDKPKPATPSRRISTATGTRISQPSPQIAPRPQIVLQGAPQSTTGGLGVDFSQDKVPISGVDGNIFGHVGQIFEVSSDGKLVPATDSQALTDKPKPATPSRRIITATSTRISQPSPQIAPKPQISRTTIQSPKTTILTAQRTETRTNVEQTIPTAGATRSGTAPGNIQSLLGGISSQRSTGPQTIRNDEQIQLKVDEEITDHLLKPTASFQLDPAIQMTGPKSTFHRTEEASPQVISITQGGLKDDLQQQQVHSTGFSQVPPHSVSASQIPLLTRVNETPDSQEQVLEQVLL